Proteins encoded in a region of the Carassius carassius chromosome 49, fCarCar2.1, whole genome shotgun sequence genome:
- the LOC132132736 gene encoding small conductance calcium-activated potassium channel protein 2-like isoform X2: MGTPLQLQNDFYPEQQHYKQHYCGREEERSIRHCTCNNSSTCEDARKSQPLHGTPLGTLRTPSVSSSTRQGAQYSEFTPSSHGSSSRHHQHHHHHHPHRDHNRQQTRGSPASSHRESNSYTQIAMSSCRYNGGVMRPLSNLSSSRRNLHEFDSESQPLQPVSAADASDTLASKQENNSATLMPYSAGDGGGGGGGCSHGGGKSGKKKNQNIGQKLGHRRALFEKRKRLSDYALIFGMFGIVVMVIETELSWGAYGKESLYSLALKCLISLSTIILLGLIIIYHAREIQLFMVDNAADDWRIAMTYERIFFICLEILVCAIHPIPGNYTFTWTARLAFSYAPSKTDADVDIILSIPMFLRLYLIARVMLLHSKLFTDASSRSIGALNKINFNTRFVMKTLMTICPGTVLLVFTISLWIIAAWTVRACERYHDNMDVTSNFLGAMWLISITFLTIGYGDMVPNTYCGKGVCLLTGIMGAGCTALVVAVVAKKLELTKAEKHVHNFMMDTQLTKRVKNTAANVLRETWLIYKNTKLVRKMDHARVRKHQRKFLQAIHQSASEVCGL, from the exons ATGGGAACCCCATTGCAGTTGCAGAACGATTTCTATCCAGAGCAGCAGCACTATAAGCAGCACTACTGCGGACGCGAGGAAGAGCGCTCCATCAGGCACTGCACCTGCAACAACTCCTCCACCTGCGAGGATGCCAGAAAAAGCCAGCCTTTGCACGGGACGCCTCTGGGAACTTTAAGGACACCGTCCGTCTCATCTTCAACCAGGCAAGGCGCTCAGTACAGCGAGTTTACGCCTTCTAGTCATGGTAGTTCATCCAGACACCATcagcaccaccatcatcatcatcctcatcgcgATCACAACCGCCAGCAGACACGGGGCAGTCCGGCCAGCAGCCACAGAGAGAGTAACTCTTACACCCAAATAGCCATGAGCAGCTGCAGATACAACGGCGGCGTGATGCGGCCGCTCAGTAACTTGAGCTCGTCCCGCAGAAACCTGCACGAGTTTGACTCGGAGTCCCAGCCGCTGCAGCCCGTCTCTGCGGCGGACGCATCCGACACTCTCGCCTCCAAGCAGGAGAACAACTCCGCCACCCTCATGCCTTACTCGGCGGGGGACGGGGGAGGAGGAGGGGGTGGATGTAGCCACGGCGGCGGCAAATCGGGCAAAAAGAAGAACCAGAACATTGGCCAGAAGCTCGGGCACAGGAGGGCCCTGTTTGAGAAGAGAAAGCGCCTGAGCGACTACGCGCTCATCTTTGGGATGTTTGGGATCGTGGTGATGGTCATTGAAACTGAACTCTCGTGGGGAGCCTACGGAAAG gagtCACTGTATTCTTTAGCCCTTAAATGCCTGATAAGCCTTTCTACAATCATTCTTCTTGGGTTGATTATCATATATCATGCCAGGGAAATCCAG CTGTTCATGGTGGACAACGCGGCAGACGACTGGAGGATAGCCATGACCTACGAGCGCATCTTCTTCATCTGTCTGGAGATCTTGGTGTGCGCCATACACCCCATCCCGGGCAACTACACCTTCACGTGGACAGCACGGCTCGCCTTTTCCTACGCGCCGTCCAAGACAGACGCTGACGTGGATATCATCCTGTCCATTCCCATGTTTCTCCGTCTGTACCTCATTGCTCGCGTCATGCTGCTGCATAGCAAACTCTTCACTGATGCGTCGTCACGCAGTATCGGTGCCCTCAACAAGATCAACTTCAACACACGCTTTGTGATGAAGACCCTCATGACTATCTGTCCCGGGACAGTGCTGCTGGTGTTCACCATTTCTCTGTGGATCATCGCCGCCTGGACTGTGAGGGCGTGCGAAAG ATACCATGACAACATGGATGTAACCAGCAATTTCCTTGGAGCCATGTGGTTGATCTCAATAACTTTTCTAACCATTGGTTATGGGGATATGGTCCCCAATACATACTGTGGGAAAGGAGTCTGTCTCCTCACCGGCATTATG GGAGCCGGATGCACCGCTTTGGTGGTCGCTGTGGTCGCAAAAAAACTGGAATTAACCAAAGCTGAAAAACATGTACATAACTTTATGATGGACACCCAGTTGACAAAAAGG GTGAAAAACACAGCTGCTAATGTTCTCAGGGAGACGTGGCTCATTTATAAAAACACCAAGCTGGTGAGGAAGATGGACCACGCCAGAGTCAGGAAACATCAACGCAAGTTTCTTCAAGCCATTCACCA
- the LOC132132736 gene encoding small conductance calcium-activated potassium channel protein 2-like isoform X1 encodes MGTPLQLQNDFYPEQQHYKQHYCGREEERSIRHCTCNNSSTCEDARKSQPLHGTPLGTLRTPSVSSSTRQGAQYSEFTPSSHGSSSRHHQHHHHHHPHRDHNRQQTRGSPASSHRESNSYTQIAMSSCRYNGGVMRPLSNLSSSRRNLHEFDSESQPLQPVSAADASDTLASKQENNSATLMPYSAGDGGGGGGGCSHGGGKSGKKKNQNIGQKLGHRRALFEKRKRLSDYALIFGMFGIVVMVIETELSWGAYGKESLYSLALKCLISLSTIILLGLIIIYHAREIQLFMVDNAADDWRIAMTYERIFFICLEILVCAIHPIPGNYTFTWTARLAFSYAPSKTDADVDIILSIPMFLRLYLIARVMLLHSKLFTDASSRSIGALNKINFNTRFVMKTLMTICPGTVLLVFTISLWIIAAWTVRACERYHDNMDVTSNFLGAMWLISITFLTIGYGDMVPNTYCGKGVCLLTGIMGAGCTALVVAVVAKKLELTKAEKHVHNFMMDTQLTKRVKNTAANVLRETWLIYKNTKLVRKMDHARVRKHQRKFLQAIHQLKTSCTTWSQT; translated from the exons ATGGGAACCCCATTGCAGTTGCAGAACGATTTCTATCCAGAGCAGCAGCACTATAAGCAGCACTACTGCGGACGCGAGGAAGAGCGCTCCATCAGGCACTGCACCTGCAACAACTCCTCCACCTGCGAGGATGCCAGAAAAAGCCAGCCTTTGCACGGGACGCCTCTGGGAACTTTAAGGACACCGTCCGTCTCATCTTCAACCAGGCAAGGCGCTCAGTACAGCGAGTTTACGCCTTCTAGTCATGGTAGTTCATCCAGACACCATcagcaccaccatcatcatcatcctcatcgcgATCACAACCGCCAGCAGACACGGGGCAGTCCGGCCAGCAGCCACAGAGAGAGTAACTCTTACACCCAAATAGCCATGAGCAGCTGCAGATACAACGGCGGCGTGATGCGGCCGCTCAGTAACTTGAGCTCGTCCCGCAGAAACCTGCACGAGTTTGACTCGGAGTCCCAGCCGCTGCAGCCCGTCTCTGCGGCGGACGCATCCGACACTCTCGCCTCCAAGCAGGAGAACAACTCCGCCACCCTCATGCCTTACTCGGCGGGGGACGGGGGAGGAGGAGGGGGTGGATGTAGCCACGGCGGCGGCAAATCGGGCAAAAAGAAGAACCAGAACATTGGCCAGAAGCTCGGGCACAGGAGGGCCCTGTTTGAGAAGAGAAAGCGCCTGAGCGACTACGCGCTCATCTTTGGGATGTTTGGGATCGTGGTGATGGTCATTGAAACTGAACTCTCGTGGGGAGCCTACGGAAAG gagtCACTGTATTCTTTAGCCCTTAAATGCCTGATAAGCCTTTCTACAATCATTCTTCTTGGGTTGATTATCATATATCATGCCAGGGAAATCCAG CTGTTCATGGTGGACAACGCGGCAGACGACTGGAGGATAGCCATGACCTACGAGCGCATCTTCTTCATCTGTCTGGAGATCTTGGTGTGCGCCATACACCCCATCCCGGGCAACTACACCTTCACGTGGACAGCACGGCTCGCCTTTTCCTACGCGCCGTCCAAGACAGACGCTGACGTGGATATCATCCTGTCCATTCCCATGTTTCTCCGTCTGTACCTCATTGCTCGCGTCATGCTGCTGCATAGCAAACTCTTCACTGATGCGTCGTCACGCAGTATCGGTGCCCTCAACAAGATCAACTTCAACACACGCTTTGTGATGAAGACCCTCATGACTATCTGTCCCGGGACAGTGCTGCTGGTGTTCACCATTTCTCTGTGGATCATCGCCGCCTGGACTGTGAGGGCGTGCGAAAG ATACCATGACAACATGGATGTAACCAGCAATTTCCTTGGAGCCATGTGGTTGATCTCAATAACTTTTCTAACCATTGGTTATGGGGATATGGTCCCCAATACATACTGTGGGAAAGGAGTCTGTCTCCTCACCGGCATTATG GGAGCCGGATGCACCGCTTTGGTGGTCGCTGTGGTCGCAAAAAAACTGGAATTAACCAAAGCTGAAAAACATGTACATAACTTTATGATGGACACCCAGTTGACAAAAAGG GTGAAAAACACAGCTGCTAATGTTCTCAGGGAGACGTGGCTCATTTATAAAAACACCAAGCTGGTGAGGAAGATGGACCACGCCAGAGTCAGGAAACATCAACGCAAGTTTCTTCAAGCCATTCACCA